The genomic DNA CGCCCGGCACGCGGCGCAACCCCGAACCCTACGGCATGCCGCCGTTCGCGCAGGAACTGAACGATGCCGACGCGGCTGCGGTGGTCACGTATATCCGCACCGCGTGGGGCAATCACGGGCTGCCGGTGACGCCGAAAGAAGTCAACGATTTGCGCAACGCGCCGCTGCGCTGAAAACGCGCGGCACGGGTAGGCTAACGGCGCCCGGCGCGCCGAACCCCTTGCATCGGGAGATCATGCAGATGGACGTCAACGAATCCTCCAGTGCCGGCGCTTCCGACGAAGACGTCGAGCGCATCGTCGCCGCCGGACCGAGTGGCGCGATCGCGCTCGCCGGCGTCGCCACGCTCGTCGTGCTGGCGATCTGGATCGGCTTCTATTTTGTCGTATTCCTGCCGCGCGGCGTCATCCAGTAATCGCTAATCATGTCGAGCCAACCTTCCGATCATCAAAACGGCCCACCGGGCGGCAAGCATGCCGCCGAACGTATTGCCGCCCTCGCCGAACGCCGCTGGGCCTGGTTCGCCGGCGCGATCATCGTGCTGATGCTCGTCGTCGTGGTGTTCACGGGCCTGCATTGGGCGATCATGCCGCCCTCGCGCGTCGAGACCATCGATCCGTCGCGGCTGCAAATGTCCGGGGAGTTCGTCGAGAGCAATCTCGGCAGCGCGGTCGAGCCCGACGGCTCGGTCATCGTGCGTTTTATCGCGCAGCAATACTCGTTCACGCCGCAATGCCTGCTTGTGCCGACCGATACGCCGGTCACACTGCGCACGACGAGCGCGGACGTCGTGCATGGCCTGCTGATCGCCGACACCAATGTGAACACGATGGTCGTGCCCGGCTACGTCGCCACGCTCACGACGCACTTCGACAAACCCGGCGAGCACCTGATGCCCTGCCACGAGTTCTGCGGCTTCGGCCATCAGACGATGTGGGCGCACGTGAAAGTGATCGACAAGGCCGCCTTCTTCGAGCAGGCACGACAAAACCGGAGGCTCAGCTGTGTTGCACGCTAGGCGACTCGTTCTCGCGCATTTCTGGCTCGCGTTTATCGCGTTCATCATCGCGCTCTTTCTCGGCGCCTGGCAGATGCTCGTGCGCAGCCCGCTGCATCCGTGGGTCGGCAACCCCGAGCTCTACTACCGTTCGGTCACCGAGCACGGCACGGTGATGGCGTACGTGCTGCCGACGCTCGTCGCGATGGGCTTCGGCTATGCGATCGTCGAACTCGCGCTGAAGCAGGCGCTGGTCGGCCTCAAGTGGGGCTGGGCCGGTTTTATCCTGCTCGCAATCGGCGCCGTGGTCGCGACGATTCCCGTAGCGATGGGCCGCGCATCGGTGCTCTACACGTTCTATCCGCCGATGGTCGGCAACGCGTTCTATTACATCGGCGTCGTACTGGTCGTGGTCGGCTCGTGGATCTGGGTCGCGCTGATGCACGTGAACCTGCGCGTGTGGAAACGCGCGAATCCCGGCAAGCCGGTGCCGCTCGCCATGTTCGCGAATGTCGCCGGCGCGTATCTGTGGGCGTGGACCGCCGTCGGCGCTGCCGCCGAGATCCTGTTCCAGATTCTGCCCGTCGCGCTCGGTCTGAAGTCGACCATCGACGCCGGCCTCGCGCGTGTGCTGTTCTCGTGGACGCTGCACGCGATCGTCTACTTCTGGCTCGTCCCCGCGTATATCGCCTACTACACGCTCGTGCCGCGCGCGATCGGCGGGCGCCTGTACAGCGATTCGATGGCGCGCGTGTCGTTCATCCTGTTCCTCGTGTTTGCCATGCCGATCGGCATTCACCATCTGTTCGCCGATCCGCAGGTCGGCTCTGGCTTCAAGTTCCTGCACGCGGTGTTCACCGGCATGGTGTCGGTGCCGACGCTGCTCACGGTGTTCACGATCTGCGCGTCGGTGGAAATCGCGGGCCGGCTGCGCGGCGGCAAGGGCGCATTCGGCTGGCTCGCCGCCCTGCCTTGGCGGAACCCGATGATGCTCGTCATCGCGTTCTCGTTCATCATGCTCGGCTTCGGCGGCGCCGGCGGGCTCATCAACATGAGCTATCAGCTGAACGAATCGGTGCACAACACGCAGTGGGTCACCGGCCACTTCCATCTGATTTTCGGCGGCGCGATCGTCATCATGTACTTCGCGATCGCCTATGAGCTGTGGCCGCAGCTCACGGGCCGCGCACTCGGTCACATCGGGCTGATACGCGCGCAGCTGTGGCTGTGGTTCATCGGCATGATGGTCGTGACGATTCCCTGGCACTACGTCGGGTTGCTCGGCGCGCCGCGCCGCATGGCGTATTACGACTACAGCGCGCCGGGCATCGCGCCGCAGGCCGTATGGGTCGCCATGTCGGCATTCGGCGGACTCGTGCTCGTGATCTCCGGCCTGATGTTCATCTATATCCTCGTAAAGGGGCAATTCGGTCCCATCGAGCAACCGAAGCCGTTCGGCTTCAGCGTGCCCGCGCATCCGGTCGACCGCGTGCCGGCGGCGCTCAACGGCTTTGGCCTGTGGGTCGCGCTGATGATTGGTCTCACGGTCGTCAACTACAGCGTGCCGATTGTGCAGCTGATGACGCTACCGCAAACGTCCGTGCCCGCGGTGGCGGTAGGAGCGTCGCGATGAGTGAAGAGCGCGTATTCAGCTTGCGCAATCGCTGGTTCACCGCGGGCGTCGGCTATACGCTCGCCATCGCGATCGTCGCGATTCTGATCGGCTTTATCTGGCTGCCGTCGAAACATCCGGACTACACGCGCGGCGGCCTGTGGGCCACGATCTGCCGCGCGGCGGGCGTGCCCGAGTCGTGGTACAGCGGTGCGCCTGAGATCGCCGGTGCACCGCCGAGCGATGTGATCGTGCTGCCGCCGCTGCGCCGCGCGCATGCCGACGCGGTATCGATCGGCCGCGGCGCGACGCTCGCGCAGAACTGCTCGATGTGCCACGGCGTGCAAGGCGTGGTGATGGTCACGGCGCCCGTGCTCGCGGGCCAGTATGCGGATGTGATCTACAAGGAGCTGCGCGACTACCAGAGCGGCCAGCGGCCGAACTCGATCATGCCGCCCATCATCCGCAATCTGAACGACCGCGATCTGCACGACCTCGCCGCCTACTATGCGTCGCTGCCGCGGCCGGATCCCGCGGAAGCAGGCGGAGTAGCGGCGGGCGCGGAAAACAGCGCGGAAAGCCGGGCCATCCGCAAGCTCGTCAACGAGGGCGACCCGATGCGCAATATCGCGCCGTGCGCCGCCTGTCACGGCGAGCACGATCGCAAGGGCGCGGCGCCGTGGCTCGGCGGCCAGTCGTCGGTCTATCTCGCGGGACAACTGAAGCTATTCGCAAGCGGCCAGCGCCGCAACGACATCAACGAACAGATGCGCAACGTCGCGCGCAACATGACGCCGGAAGAAATCGACGGCGTTGCGAAGTACTACGCAGCACAGCCGTGAGCCGCGAAGTGAACCGCGAAGTGAACCGCGAAGTGAGCCGCGAAGTGAACCGTGACCAGTCCGCAACGTTCAGGAAGACACGCATTGCACTTCACGCACGATAGGGGCACATTGCCGGATTGATTGCGCCCGCATCGTCCCTGCATCGTTCCCGCATCATTGCATCGTCACCGCAGGGGCTTTGTACGCGCCGCCATGTCTCGCGTCACGGAGCCCTTCCGATGCAGGAAATCACGTCAGCGCTCATTGTGTTCGTCGTGCTGCTCATCGGCACCGCGATCGGCTGGTTCGTCAGGCCGCTCCTGCCGGAGGAACACAAGGCGCATGAAACCGTTCAGTTGATCCAGCTCGTGATCGGCATGCTCGTGACGTTCGCGGCGCTCGTGCTCGGTCTGCTTACCGCTTCCGCCAAAAACAGCTTCGATACGGTCGGCAACGACTTTCGCGCCTACGCGTCGGACCTGATCCAGCTCGATCAGACCTTGCGCGAATACGGTACGGAGGCCGAACCGGTGCGCACGATGTTGCGCGTCTATACGGCCGAAGCGATCGTGTCGACGTGGCCGACCGAGCCTCCGCCGCCCGGCAATTACTACCCCAAGCGCACGTTTCCATCGACCGTCTATAACCACCTCGAAAGCATCGAACTCGGCGAAATGCTCAACGCCGCGACGATGGAGGCGCGCAACCTGAGGGTGCAAAACGCCGCGCAGCAACATGCGCTCGACCAGATTCTGAGCCAGTTCGACCAGCTGGTGGCCGCGCGCTGGAAGCTGCTCGAAGAGGTGCATAGCTCGATCTCGCGGCCGTTCCTCACGACGCTCGCGTTCTGGCTGTTCGTGATCTTTCTGAGCTTCGGGCTGATCGCGCCGCGCAATGCGCTCGCGCTCGTGATGATCTCTCTCGGCGCGGTGTCGATCGCGTCGGCGATGTATGTGATTGTCGACCTCGATACGCCGCTGACCGGTCCGCTCACCACGTCGAGCCAGCCGATGCGCGATGCGCTGTCGCATTTGAACCGCTAGCAGCGTAGACGGCGAGTTATTTTTTTCCTGTCGCTGCCGTTGTGGGTCCCGCCGCAGAGGGCGCGGCCGTCTCGAACACTTCGCGCAGCCAGTCCGCGAAGGCCCGCACGCGCGACGACAGTTGCCGGTTCTGCGGATAAAGCACCGTGACCGGCATCGGCGGCGGCGCGTAGTGCTCCAGAACGATCTTCAATTGCCCGCGCGCGAGTTCATCGGCAATCCGGTAGCGCGGCACCTGCACGAGCCCGAGGCCTGACAGTGCCGCTCCCGTGTACAGATCGGCCGACGTCACCGCGACAATCCCGCCGATGGCGACCTCGGTGACGCGAGCGTCGACGGTAAATTCAAACGGCATCGGGCTGCCGCTCGCGCTCGACACGAAGTTCACCGCGCGATGCGCGCGCAGTTCGTCGAGGCTGTGCGGTTCGCCGTACACGTCGAGATAGGCGGGGCTCGCGACCGTCACCTGTTCGAGCCGCGCAAGACGCCGCCCGACCATCGACGAATCCTGCAGCGTTCCCGCACGCAGCACGCAATCGACGCCTTCGCGCACGAGGTCGACAAAACGGTCGTCCTCGGCGAGATGCAGTTCGATCTCCGGAAAGCGGCTAATGAACTGCGCCAAGGCCGGCATCACAAAGTAGCGCGCGAGCGTGCCTTGCAGGTTGGCGCGCAACATCCCCTTCGGTGCGACATGGCGGAACGAGCCTTCGGCTTCGTCGAGGTCCGCGAGCAGCCGCAGACAGCGTGCGTAATACGCCTCGCCGTCGTGTGTGAGGCGCACCGAACGGGTCGTGCGCTCGAGCAGCCGCGCGCCGAGGCGCTCCTCCATCCGCTTCATGAGGTTCGTGACGGTCGCCCGCGGAATCTGCAGATCGTCCGACGCGCGCGTGAAGCTTTGCCGCTCGGCGATCCGCACGAAGACCTGCATTTCCTGAAACCGATCCATGTTCCGCTCCGTCGCGCCGGGGGGGTGAGTTCCGGGGTTGAGTCCCGCGTCGTTTCCGTTTGTTAAAGCAAACGGAATGATTATGGCAATTTACACCCGATTATCTGCGTGCGCACTTCATCCATCATTCGTTTCACCAGCTCAACACCTTCAAAGGGAACGAATCATGAACGCGATCAAGAACGAAAAAGTGGCTCTCATCACCGGCGCGGCACGCGGCATCGGCGCTTCAGTCGCCTTGCGGCTCGCGGCTGACGGGTTCGCCGTTGCAGTCAACTATGCATCGAGTTCGAAAGAAGCCGAGGCGCTCGTCGCCGAACTGCGTGAGGAAGGCGCGATGGCGATTGCCGTCAAGGCCGACGTGGCGGACCCCGTCGATGTGCGCCGCATGTTCGACACGGTCGAGAAAGAACTCGGCAAGGTCGACGTGCTCGTCAACAATGCCGGCGTGATGAAGGTCGTGCCGCTCAACGACACCACCGACGACGCCTTCGAGCAGACGATGAACACCAATGTGCGCGGCACGTTCAACACGATGCGCGAAGCATGGTCGCGGATCGCCGAGGGTGGCCGCATCATCAATTTCTCGAGCACGTCGATCGGGCTCAACAAGCCCGGCTATGCGCTGTACAACGCGTCGAAGGGCGCGGTCGAAGCGCTGACGCGTGTGTATTCGCAGGAATTGCGCGGCCGCAACGTCACGGTGAACGCGGTTGCGCCGGGCCCGGTCGGCACCGAACTGTTCTACAAGGGCAAGACCGAAGAGCAGATCCAGGCTTTCGCGAACATCCCGCCGCTGCAACGCCTCGGCCGGCCCGATGAAATCGCGGCGGTCGTGTCGTTCCTCGCCGGCCCTGACGGCGCATGGGTCAACGGACAGATCCTGCGTGCGAACGGTGGCGCCGCGTAAAAGCAGGCGGCGCACGGCGGCGTAGGACGACGAACGACGCGATGGGCGAAGGACCTGAATCAGCAGTTTGAAGGTCCTGCAAACGGCTCAGTCAAAGACGTCAGGCGCCCGCAAGCATCACGCGCCGCTTAATTGAGCGAGTGAAGGTAAGCCGCCACCGCCCGTGCATCGTGCTCGTTCAGCCGGTAATCGGGCATCGGCGGACGCGCCGTTCCGCCGCTCGGCGTGTGGCCGGTTTCGAGAAACGTCGCGAGTTGCGCTTCGGTGTAGCCGGCCGGCAGGCCGGCAAGCCTGACCGAGCGGTTGGTAAAGCCCGGCACCGGTGCGTCCGGCGTGAAATGAAGCTCCGCGCCCTGCAGGTCCTGCGCGGCAATCGACTGCCCGTGCGCGTCCTTCGGCGTATGGCAGTCGGTGCACATGCCGACGCGATGCACGATGTAGTTGCCATGTGCAATCAGCGCAGCTTCCGGGTCGACGGGAGGCTTGGCGAAGCCGGCCGCCGGCGCAAGCGCAAGCGGCAGCGCCAGCAGGTAAAGCGCGTTCATCGCGCGGCGCGCAACGTGTGCCGGGCGCAGGCTGCGCACCACATGCGGGTCGCGCGACGCGCGCCCGACGGGCGAAGCTGATTTCGAATGGTTGTCCGTCATCTCACTGTTCTCCAACGGTTGGGGGACGCCGCGGGAGAGTTGCCCGCGGGCTGGTTTTCGTCGGGGGCGGAACGTCGCCGCCTTGCCGCAAACAACACCGTTGAAAATCGCTTTATTCCGCGCGCTTAAACGACAAACCGTTAAATCGAAATGCGCGATAAATGCGATTCCGCGCGCTTCGCTTTACCGGACGAATGGTCGCGCTCCGGCTTGCGCAAAACACGCGATGCATTTACTGAGCGGCGCGTGCATACTGTCCGTGCCGCAAATCGGCTATAGGCCAGATTGGTCTTGCAATAGGGCGGCGATTGCCTATTTTTATTTTTGCTTTTCTGTTGTTCCAATTCGTCACGCGGGCCCCCCAATAACTGAGACAAAAGGAGCTGTCATGAACGCGATCGATCTGGTGAAGGTGATGGTTGTTGCAGGATGTGTGGCGGTGTCGTCGAGCGCCTGGTCGCAGACGAGCGATTCGACGGCCAATCCGTCGGCCGCAACAACGACCGATGCGAAAACGATGAAAAAGGCGGACCGCAAGCTCGCTCGCGACGTGCGCCGCGCGATGGCGAAGGCGCAGGGTTTCGATGTGTCCAACGTGTTCGTGAAGGCCCGCAGCGGCGCGGTGACGCTATCCGGCACGGTGCCGGAAGGCGACCAGATCGCTCAGGCCGGCGAAATCGCGAAGGGCGTCGCCGGCGTGAAATCGGTGAACAACAAGGTCACGCTCGGCGTGCAGGGCGGCGGCGGCAACTGACCGGCCGCCGGTTTGCCGATGGCGACATCGGCATTCGGCTCGGTACATGCCAACAACCCCGCGGCGACGCGGGGTTGTTTTTTGCGCGCGCCATGAAGCAGCGCGACGCGATGGCGCTTCGCCTGCGGCATCGCCATCGTGGGAAAGACTCAACATCGGGTAAATATTACACAAAGCCTTCACAGAAAGATCGTCTACTAAAAAAGATCAGCGGATTCCGGAATAAAGCATGTGCCAGGGTGTTCTCCGTCCAATAGGGCACCTTACGCGGCTCATTCCAAACACAATAAACCGGGGAATTGCGTTGACCGGACGATCCTTGGCATCCATTCAGCCAGCACCATGTCCACTAGTTCACCCCGCCTGAACTCCGGCCTTCTGCACGCGATTCGCCTGTTCGTGCGGGTCGTCGACGCGCGCGGTTTTACCGCCGCCGCCCTGCAGTCCGACCTGACCGCGGCGCAAGTTTCCCGGATGATCGGCGAGCTGGAGCAAAGGCTCGGCACCAAACTGCTGCATCGCAATTCTCGCCACGTCTCGCTGACGGGCCCCGGCGAACGCTATCTGATCAAATGCCGGTCGATCCTCGATCTCGTCGACGAAGCCGAAAACGAGGCGCGCGATGCGGCGACCAAGCCGGCCGGCACGCTCAAGGTGTCGTGCATGTCGAGCTTCGGCCGGCATCATCTGCTGCCGCTGCTGATGGAGTATCTGCAGCGTTATCCCGACGTAAAGGTTGAATACTCGACCCGTCAGAATGCGCCGGACGTGCTCGCGGAAGGGATCGATTCGAGCGTCTACTTCGCGCAGGAACTGCCGCATTCGACGCTCGTGGGGCGCAAGGTCGGCGGCGTGCGTGGCATCCTGTGCGCGCGGCCCGACTTTCTGTCGCGTCACGGCACTCCATCGCACCCCGAAGATTTAATGACGTATAGCTGCCTGAAGCTTGTCAATATCACGCGTGACTGGCAACTTACCGATGGTGATTCGACGATTACGCTGCCTGTGACGGGTCCATTCAGGGGAGATTCGTCGGATGCGGTATTGAGCGCGGCGTTGAGCGGGCTCGGCATCGCGCTGCTACCGCCGTGGTCGATCATCGACAGCCTCAAAACCGGCGATCTCGTGCCGGTGTTGCCGCAATGGCGCACGCCGGAAATTGGCGTCTACTCGCTGATTTCGTCGCGGCGCTATCTGCCCGCGCAAACGCGCGCATGGATCGATCTGATTGCGGAGAAGTTGCCGGTGGCGCTCGGCCGCGATGAACTGATGGTCTCGCGGTTCGTTGCGACCTCGACCGAAGTTTGATCCAGGTCAACGCTACGCCCCCGTCACTCACCTTTCGTAACGCGCATATCTGATTTGCGGAATGCGAATAACGCGGCGTGTGGCTTGCACATTCAAGCGCGGCGGCGCGGCAAGCAGGGTCTGCAAAGTTCGTTACGTGACATGCAACGTTGCCTTTCGCTCATGATGGTGTTGAACTGCTTTCGCAGTCTTTAACATCGGTCACAAGGTCGCGGTGGGCCGTTCGGCCCACCTCATACAAACTCCTTACTCACACCCGTTGCTTCACGAGGTCCCGTGTATCCGCACGGACCGGATATAGCTTGTGGTCGCGAGGCTCGCCATAGCTCGAGACATCGCGATGGAGTTCGGGGGCATCCAGGGGGCACTGACGTATGATCAACCAGGACAGTATCGCCGGTATCGAGGCGCTGCCGCGCATCTGGGCATTCGCGCTGCGCCTCACCGAACAGGAACGGGACGCCGAGCGGCTCGTCGTGCAGGCATGCCGGCGCTTCTCGGCCGGAGAACTGAGCCGTGGCGCATCGCGCTGTCTGCGTCCGCTGCACCGGTTCTTTTCGATTATGGCGACGCTTTGGCTCGAAGAAGGTTACGCGCAGCGTCATGCGCAACTGCGGCCGCTCGGCGCCGATTGCGCGTGCGGCCCGGGCACCTCGGGCGGCCGGGCGGCGACTGAATGCATTCACTGCCTGTTGCGGCACGCGGTCGCTTCACTTCCCGATTCGCAGCGCGTACCGATGCTGCTCGTGCTCGTCGAAGGCTTGAGCTATGCGGAAGCGGGTGACGTGCTCTCGATGTCGAAGAACGAGGTTGCTGAAATCGTCGCGCAAGGTAGAGCCAAGGTCGCGGGCATGCTCGGCAAGCATCGGCAGCATAGCGCCGCCTGGCAATCCGAATTGTGCTGATGGACCATCGCTAGCGCGATCTGGCTGGGGCGAACGGTTCGGCGAAAGCGTTCAGGGGCTTCGCAGCCGACCACGGAATCAAGCAAAAGGCCGGAACCTTTGGTGTAAAGGTTCCGGCCTTTGTTGTTCCGGACGTCGTTTTCTTTGCCGCTGCGTGTGCAACCGATAGCGGCAGTCAGAACGCCGCTCGCGCGGCGCACCCTGGATCAGAACGGAATATCGTCATCCATCTCATCGAAGCCGCCGCCGGCCGGCGCGCTCGGCCGGCTCGCAGCGCCACCGCCGCCACCGCTGCGTGCCGCACCACCACCACCGCCGCCACCGCCCGCCGCGCGGCCACCGCCGCTGCTACGTTCAGCCGGTTCGCGGCTATAGCCGCCGTCGTCGCCGCCACCGCCCGAGCCGCCGCGGCCGCCGAGCATCTGCATCTGGTCCGCGACGATTTCCGTCGAATAACGATCGGTGCCGTCCTGTGCCTGCCACTTACGCGTACGAATGCGCCCTTCGATATAAACCGACGAGCCTTTCTTCAGATATTCGTTCACGATTTCCGCGAGCCGGCCGAAGAACGAGACGCGATGCCACTCGGTCATTTCCTTCATTTCGCCGGACGCCTTGTCCTTATAGCGGTCGGTCGTGGCAAGGCGAATGTTCGCCACTGCGTCGCCGCTCGGAAGGTAACGGACTTCCGGATCGGCGCCGAGATTGCCGACGAGAATGACCTTGTTCACGGATGCCATAAATTTCTCCAGTGTCGACGGGCGGTTAGCGCTTTAGCGCCGGGTCCCGTCCCATGCCAAGTATTAATTCGGTTGCTCGCGGGCGGCGCTGTCAAGCCTTGCGCGGAGGCTGTTTCATATTTGCGGCGATTATAAGCCAGCACAAAACAAGCCCCGAGCAGGTGTAAAACACCGCGCTCGATCCGTCGATTTTCAATAGCCATCCGCCGACCACGCCGCCCAGCGCAAGCCCGATGGACTGCGTTGTGTTATAGACGCCGACCGCTGCGCCCTTGCGCGTGCCGGGCGCAAGCTTCGAGACCAGCGAAGGCTGCGACGCTTCGAGAATGTTGAAGCCGAGAAAATAGACGAACAGAATCGCCGCCACGATCGCTATGGTATGCGGAGCGGCGCCCAGTAGTAACTGGCCGATCAGGATAAGGAAAATGGCGCTGACGAGCACCACTTTCATCTTGCCGCGTTTCTCGGCCGCGATAATCGCGGGCACCATCATGATGAAAGACAGTGCCATGACCGGCAGGTAGATCATCCAGTGCGAGTGGACCGGCAGCCCGTCCGCTTCGAGAATGCGCG from Paraburkholderia edwinii includes the following:
- a CDS encoding cytochrome C oxidase subunit II gives rise to the protein MSSQPSDHQNGPPGGKHAAERIAALAERRWAWFAGAIIVLMLVVVVFTGLHWAIMPPSRVETIDPSRLQMSGEFVESNLGSAVEPDGSVIVRFIAQQYSFTPQCLLVPTDTPVTLRTTSADVVHGLLIADTNVNTMVVPGYVATLTTHFDKPGEHLMPCHEFCGFGHQTMWAHVKVIDKAAFFEQARQNRRLSCVAR
- a CDS encoding b(o/a)3-type cytochrome-c oxidase subunit 1, whose product is MLHARRLVLAHFWLAFIAFIIALFLGAWQMLVRSPLHPWVGNPELYYRSVTEHGTVMAYVLPTLVAMGFGYAIVELALKQALVGLKWGWAGFILLAIGAVVATIPVAMGRASVLYTFYPPMVGNAFYYIGVVLVVVGSWIWVALMHVNLRVWKRANPGKPVPLAMFANVAGAYLWAWTAVGAAAEILFQILPVALGLKSTIDAGLARVLFSWTLHAIVYFWLVPAYIAYYTLVPRAIGGRLYSDSMARVSFILFLVFAMPIGIHHLFADPQVGSGFKFLHAVFTGMVSVPTLLTVFTICASVEIAGRLRGGKGAFGWLAALPWRNPMMLVIAFSFIMLGFGGAGGLINMSYQLNESVHNTQWVTGHFHLIFGGAIVIMYFAIAYELWPQLTGRALGHIGLIRAQLWLWFIGMMVVTIPWHYVGLLGAPRRMAYYDYSAPGIAPQAVWVAMSAFGGLVLVISGLMFIYILVKGQFGPIEQPKPFGFSVPAHPVDRVPAALNGFGLWVALMIGLTVVNYSVPIVQLMTLPQTSVPAVAVGASR
- a CDS encoding c-type cytochrome, translated to MSEERVFSLRNRWFTAGVGYTLAIAIVAILIGFIWLPSKHPDYTRGGLWATICRAAGVPESWYSGAPEIAGAPPSDVIVLPPLRRAHADAVSIGRGATLAQNCSMCHGVQGVVMVTAPVLAGQYADVIYKELRDYQSGQRPNSIMPPIIRNLNDRDLHDLAAYYASLPRPDPAEAGGVAAGAENSAESRAIRKLVNEGDPMRNIAPCAACHGEHDRKGAAPWLGGQSSVYLAGQLKLFASGQRRNDINEQMRNVARNMTPEEIDGVAKYYAAQP
- a CDS encoding LysR family transcriptional regulator — its product is MDRFQEMQVFVRIAERQSFTRASDDLQIPRATVTNLMKRMEERLGARLLERTTRSVRLTHDGEAYYARCLRLLADLDEAEGSFRHVAPKGMLRANLQGTLARYFVMPALAQFISRFPEIELHLAEDDRFVDLVREGVDCVLRAGTLQDSSMVGRRLARLEQVTVASPAYLDVYGEPHSLDELRAHRAVNFVSSASGSPMPFEFTVDARVTEVAIGGIVAVTSADLYTGAALSGLGLVQVPRYRIADELARGQLKIVLEHYAPPPMPVTVLYPQNRQLSSRVRAFADWLREVFETAAPSAAGPTTAATGKK
- a CDS encoding SDR family oxidoreductase; translated protein: MNAIKNEKVALITGAARGIGASVALRLAADGFAVAVNYASSSKEAEALVAELREEGAMAIAVKADVADPVDVRRMFDTVEKELGKVDVLVNNAGVMKVVPLNDTTDDAFEQTMNTNVRGTFNTMREAWSRIAEGGRIINFSSTSIGLNKPGYALYNASKGAVEALTRVYSQELRGRNVTVNAVAPGPVGTELFYKGKTEEQIQAFANIPPLQRLGRPDEIAAVVSFLAGPDGAWVNGQILRANGGAA
- a CDS encoding c-type cytochrome — protein: MTDNHSKSASPVGRASRDPHVVRSLRPAHVARRAMNALYLLALPLALAPAAGFAKPPVDPEAALIAHGNYIVHRVGMCTDCHTPKDAHGQSIAAQDLQGAELHFTPDAPVPGFTNRSVRLAGLPAGYTEAQLATFLETGHTPSGGTARPPMPDYRLNEHDARAVAAYLHSLN
- a CDS encoding BON domain-containing protein, translating into MNAIDLVKVMVVAGCVAVSSSAWSQTSDSTANPSAATTTDAKTMKKADRKLARDVRRAMAKAQGFDVSNVFVKARSGAVTLSGTVPEGDQIAQAGEIAKGVAGVKSVNNKVTLGVQGGGGN
- a CDS encoding LysR family transcriptional regulator → MSTSSPRLNSGLLHAIRLFVRVVDARGFTAAALQSDLTAAQVSRMIGELEQRLGTKLLHRNSRHVSLTGPGERYLIKCRSILDLVDEAENEARDAATKPAGTLKVSCMSSFGRHHLLPLLMEYLQRYPDVKVEYSTRQNAPDVLAEGIDSSVYFAQELPHSTLVGRKVGGVRGILCARPDFLSRHGTPSHPEDLMTYSCLKLVNITRDWQLTDGDSTITLPVTGPFRGDSSDAVLSAALSGLGIALLPPWSIIDSLKTGDLVPVLPQWRTPEIGVYSLISSRRYLPAQTRAWIDLIAEKLPVALGRDELMVSRFVATSTEV
- a CDS encoding RNA polymerase sigma factor yields the protein MINQDSIAGIEALPRIWAFALRLTEQERDAERLVVQACRRFSAGELSRGASRCLRPLHRFFSIMATLWLEEGYAQRHAQLRPLGADCACGPGTSGGRAATECIHCLLRHAVASLPDSQRVPMLLVLVEGLSYAEAGDVLSMSKNEVAEIVAQGRAKVAGMLGKHRQHSAAWQSELC
- a CDS encoding single-stranded DNA-binding protein, whose translation is MASVNKVILVGNLGADPEVRYLPSGDAVANIRLATTDRYKDKASGEMKEMTEWHRVSFFGRLAEIVNEYLKKGSSVYIEGRIRTRKWQAQDGTDRYSTEIVADQMQMLGGRGGSGGGGDDGGYSREPAERSSGGGRAAGGGGGGGGAARSGGGGGAASRPSAPAGGGFDEMDDDIPF